The Triticum aestivum cultivar Chinese Spring chromosome 3A, IWGSC CS RefSeq v2.1, whole genome shotgun sequence genome includes a region encoding these proteins:
- the LOC123059769 gene encoding probable LRR receptor-like serine/threonine-protein kinase At3g47570 — translation MPGHPCMMVTTARQFVMVLMVAYSVQTMICSSLHGNETDRLSLLEFKKGVMLDPQQALMSWNDSTHFCHWEGVSCGTITTPPRVISLNLTRRGLAGQISPSLGNLTFLQSLFLPNNSFSGEIPPSLGHMHNLQTIYLNFNRLQGRIPNLSNCTSLMMLRLVGNNLAGKFPNLPSHLQELRLSGNDLIGTIPSSLANITTLRGITFTFNHIESNIPNDFAKLHKLQILLGAVNKLTGTFPHAILNLSALNLLSLAFNYLGGEVPTYLGNHLPNLQLLQLADNFFHGHIPYSLINCSELHYVDMSSNNLTGVVHSTIGKLNKLSYLNLEFNHFHARNKQEWEFMSSLTNCTELQSFSMKGNHLQGNVPNSLGNLSDQLQNLLLGTNKLSGGFPSGIANLRGLFKLGLGENQFTGVLPEWLGTLHNLQGIELANNSFTGVIPSSLANLSQLIELFLESNHLYGNIPPSLGNLKVLEKLSISNNNLHGSIPKEILSIPTISRIGLYSNKLDGALPIEIGHAKQLLYLLISSNNLSGVIPETLDGCESLEVIEFDQNSLSGRIPTSLGNISNLEVLTVSHNHLYGSIPKSIAALKYLQQLDMSFNRLDGEVPEEGVFKNTTAIRIGGNHGLCGGVLELHLPACPVTISSPSKHTWPLCFKVMIPLASMVLLAGFVSMLLFWRKKQRRELMSLPSFGRKFPKVSYDDIAKATEGFSLSNVIGSGRYSSVYKAKLFRDGNVAAVKVFALETRGAQKSFITECNALRNVRHRNLVHILTTCSSIDSRGIDFKALVYEFMPQGDLHKFLHSARGDESSSDSNYISLAQRLSIVADVSDAVAYLHQEGIVHCDLKPRNILLDDDMVAHVGDFGLARLPIHTTTSSSESTSTSSVAIKGTIGYVAPECAGGGQVSTTSDVYSFGVILLEVFIRRRPTDAMFKDGLSIAKFAEINFPHKVLQILDPELLQELNLCRETPMDVVEKNGAQSLISVISIGLCCTRSSPSERISMQEVAAKLHGIRDAYLFTQD, via the exons ATGCCTGGCCATCCATGCATGATGGTCACTACAGCACGACAGTTTGTGATGGTGCTCATGGTGGCTTACAGTGTGCAGACCATGATCTGTAGTTCTTTGCATGGAAACGAGACAGATCGGCTGTCGCTACTTGAATTCAAGAAAGGGGTCATGCTTGACCCACAACAAGCCTTGATGTCGTGGAACGATAGCACCCACTTCTGCCACTGGGAAGGTGTCTCGTGTGGGACGATAACCACCCCTCCTCGTGTTATTTCGCTCAATCTTACAAGACGAGGTTTAGCAGGGCAAATATCTCCTTCTCTTGGAAACCTTACATTCCTACAGTCTCTATTCCTACCAAATAATTCATTCTCCGGAGAGATCCCTCCATCCCTTGGTCATATGCATAACCTCCAAACCATCTACTTGAATTTTAACAGATTGCAAGGAAGGATACCTAATCTTTCCAACTGTACCAGCCTAATGATGCTTCGGCTGGTTGGGAATAATCTAGCTGGTAAATTTCCTAATTTACCTAGTCATCTGCAAGAGCTGCGCCTCTCCGGCAATGATCTCATTGGAACCATCCCTTCTTCTCTTGCCAATATTACAACACTAAGAGGTATCACTTTCACGTTTAATCACATTGAGAGCAATATCCCAAATGACTTCGCAAAGCTGCACAAGCTGCAGATCCTATTAGGGGCTGTCAATAAGTTGACGGGCACGTTCCCACATGCCATCTTAAATCTTTCTGCTCTCAATCTTCTTAGCCTTGCCTTCAATTATCTAGGTGGGGAGGTACCAACCTACCTCGGTAACCATCTCCCTAACCTCCAACTTCTTCAATTGGCTGACAACTTCTTTCATGGGCATATTCCCTATTCATTGATAAATTGTTCCGAGCTGCACTACGTCGACATGTCAAGTAATAATCTTACTGGTGTAGTACATAGTACCATCGGCAAACTTAACAAGCTGTCCTACTTGAATCTTGAATTCAACCACTTCCACGCTCGTAACAAGCAGGAATGGGAGTTTATGAGCAGCTTAACCAATTGCACCGAGCTACAGAGTTTCTCAATGAAAGGGAATCACCTACAAGGAAATGTACCAAATTCATTGGGAAACCTTTCTGATCAGCTTCAGAATCTCCTTTTGGGAACAAATAAATTATCAGGAGGTTTTCCTTCTGGCATAGCAAATCTGCGAGGCCTATTCAAATTAGGGTTAGGAGAAAATCAGTTTACAGGTGTTTTGCCAGAATGGCTTGGAACTCTGCACAATTTACAAGGAATAGAGCTAGCTAACAACTCCTTTACAGGGGTTATTCCATCATCCCTTGCAAACTTATCTCAGCTGATAGAACTCTTTCTAGAATCTAACCATTTATATGGAAATATACCCCCAAGTTTGGGAAACCTTAAGGTCCTTGAAAAATTGAGCATTTCCAACAACAATCTTCATGGCAGCATACCAAAAGAGATCTTGAGCATTCCTACAATAAGTCGAATTGGGTTATATTCCAATAAACTAGATGGGGCACTTCCTATAGAAATAGGACATGCCAAGCAACTGCTGTATCTGCTAATTTCATCAAATAACCTATCTGGTGTCATCCCTGAGACACTCGATGGCTGCGAAAGTTTGGAAGTCATCGAGTTTGATCAGAATTCTCTTAGTGGAAGAATTCCAACTTCATTAGGAAACATAAGCAACTTGGAGGTGCTTACTGTGTCTCACAACCACTTATATGGATCCATACCGAAGTCCATTGCTGCTCTGAAATACCTTCAACAACTAGATATGTCATTCAACCGTCTTGATGGTGAAGTTCCAGAAGAAGGTGTCTTCAAGAACACAACTGCCATACGCATAGGCGGAAATCATGGGCTCTGTGGTGGAGTCCTAGAGCTACACCTACCTGCATGCCCTGTTACAATTTCAAGCCCGTCCAAGCACACTTGGCCACTATGTTTCAAAGTGATGATTCCACTAGCTAGCATGGTGCTACTTGCCGGTTTCGTGTCCATGCTACTTTTCTGGAGGAAAAAACAAAGGAGAGAATTGATGTCTCTACCTTCTTTTGGTAGAAAATTTCCCAAAGTTTCTTATGATGATATCGCCAAAGCAACTGAAGGGTTCTCCTTGTCCAACGTAATCGGCAGTGGAAGGTACAGTTCGGTATATAAAGCCAAACTGTTTCGAGATGGAAATGTGGCTGCTGTGAAAGTCTTTGCTCTCGAGACAAGGGGAGCACAAAAGAGCTTCATCACAGAATGCAATGCTTTGAGGAACGTGCGGCACCGCAATCTAGTCCATATCCTTACTACATGCTCTAGCATTGATTCTAGAGGAATCGACTTCAAAGCACTAGTCTATGAGTTCATGCCACAAGGGGACTTGCATAAATTTCTACACTCTGCTCGGGGTGACGAAAGCTCTTCAGATTCGAACTACATTTCACTGGCTCAAAGGTTGAGCATCGTGGCAGATGTATCAGATGCAGTGGCGTACCTTCACCAAGAGGGTATTGTTCATTGTGATCTGAAACCTAGAAACATTCTCCTAGACGATGATATGGTAGCTCATGTTGGGGACTTCGGGCTTGCAAGGTTGCCGATTCATACCACAACATCGTCTTCTGAATCAACTTCGACGTCTTCGGTTGCAATAAAGGGAACCATAGGATATGTTGCTCCAG AATGTGCAGGGGGCGGTCAGGTTTCAACTACTTCGGATGTTTACAGCTTTGGAGTCATCCTCCTTGAAGTATTCATCCGAAGGAGGCCAACGGATGCCATGTTCAAGGACGGATTGAGCATTGCAAAGTTTGCAGAGATCAACTTCCCCCATAAAGTGCTGCAGATTCTTGACCCAGAACTGCTGCAGGAGCTGAACCTCTGCCGGGAAACTCCGATGGATGTTGTCGAGAAAAATGGAGCGCAGAGTCTCATTTCTGTGATTAGTATTGGGCTGTGTTGCACCAGGTCGTCCCCAAGTGAGCGCATCAGCATGCAGGAAGTGGCTGCCAAGCTGCATGGGATCAGAGATGCATATCTCTTTACACAAGATTGA
- the LOC123059770 gene encoding 60S ribosomal protein L9, protein MKTILASETMEIPEEVTVKVSAKMISVTGPRGTLTRNFKHLNLDFQLQEGGRKLKVDAWFGTRKTMAAIRTAISHVQNLITGVTKGFRYKMRFVYAHFPINASITAANRGIEIRNFLGEKKVRKVDMLDGVTILRSEKVKDEIVLDGNDIELVSRSAALINQKCHVKNKDIRKFLDGIYVSDKGAIKEE, encoded by the exons ATGAAGACGATCCTGGCGTCGGAGACGATGGAGATCCCGGAGGAGGTGACCGTCAAGGTCTCCGCCAAGATGATCTCGGTGACGGGGCCGCGGGGGACGCTGACCCGCAACTTCAAGCACCTCAACCTCGACTTCCAGCTGCAGGAGGGCGGGCGGAAGCTCAAGGTGGACGCCTGGTTCGGCACCCGCAAGACCATGGCCGCCATCCGCACCGCCATCTCCCACGTCCAGAACCTCATCACCGGCGTCACCAAGGGCTTCCGCTACAAGATGCGCTTCGTCTACGCTCACTTCCCCATCAACGCCTCCATCACCGCCGCCAACCGCGGCATCGAGATCAGGAACTTCCTCGGAGAAAAGAAg GTAAGGAAAGTTGACATGCTTGATGGTGTGACGATCCTGCGGTCTGAGAAGGTCAAGGACGAGATCGTCCTGGATGGCAATGACATTGAGCTCGTCTCTCGCTCTGCTGCCCTGATCAACCAG AAATGCCACGTGAAGAACAAGGACATCAGGAAGTTCTTGGACGGAATCTACGTCAGCGACAAGGGCGCCATCAAGGAAGAGTAG